In Hydractinia symbiolongicarpus strain clone_291-10 chromosome 4, HSymV2.1, whole genome shotgun sequence, the following proteins share a genomic window:
- the LOC130642358 gene encoding 52 kDa repressor of the inhibitor of the protein kinase-like, which produces MDFKTGESSKSLIEPSKSTVEQPTENKSDEKVVEADHILEADVINMMNTDDSVNDGALQFPEVNNENIDSFDIGNLVNNVAKMKVTEKLAFLNSVWMPDENFHYPTSNRRFIHSWLTSYPWLCYSKIHDGAFCINCVMFHNNSQNVGKMEKLCKEPLRDWKNAKALLEKHHHKSPHHKKSVVDTANFKATMASTDTRIDRQLNNIVHVQITKNRVVLNSLFKILITMAQQCISLRGRDETDPTAQFQSKENVMSNLNPGNFLAFVKLAVELECPSLKEHMSNCAKNATYLSKTIQNELLSLIAKNIVTQVVAQIKRSKYFSVLGDEAVDISNKEQMPVVLRYIDSKDEIRETFLKMAECKLGCSGKGLSNTIVDAVEQNNLDMNECRGQGYDGAGAMAGKCSGASTLIKNKFPKAIYVHCASHRLNLCVAAGCKLPMVADMMSQFQAVALFFYCSPVRTHVLKGVIEAVSPEIVHSVVLNICRTRWVARLDGLDSFCDLLPSVMLTLEKITENRDKSFSRSNMDAARPLLLGICQFEFITVLVIVQKVLGYTRGLTVKLQSIESDLVKTSSNVLLLKRTLQVIRSDIDTHFNKWYEKVLSLATELDVVESMKRRCSIQLYRENYVANGVKEYYKLAVAIPFIDHILQELDTRFSIDNLSVYSGFSIMPTTILSDVGRVLVGDQPTWKVEFSKFIQRYRDDIPALSNLYAQLDMWKVKWRTFTGVLPTTLQGLLKHTDKLLFPSIHEAIRILATIPVTTCTCERSISGLRRVKTWMRNTMTEERLNSLCVIMFNRDVTVDLDQVVDEFAAANKLKNSQLENERSSNTQTMETKVQRRLSKSHLRHLEGSKSVGFQGSALDPLGDSQRPPNPELFWIAPDRAQCNAPLGRLTLTTLAGHSRMLCEYNILATEFYSGEDLDATFRRTPMTLV; this is translated from the exons ATGGATTTTA aGACTGGTGAATCTTCAAAATCTCTTATCGAACCATCCAAATCTACTGTTGAACAACCTACTGAAAATAAATCTGACGAAAAGGTTGTGGAAGCTGATCATATCCTTGAAGCTGATGTGATTAATATGATGAATACTGATGATTCAGTAAATGATGGTGCTTTACAATTTCCTGAAGTGAACAATGAGAACATTGATTCATTTGATATAGGAAATTTGGTGAACAATGTTGCAAAAATGAAGGTCACTGAAAAATTAgcttttttaaattctgtttgGATGCCTGATGAAAACTTTCATTACCCAACCTCAAATCGACGTTTCATTCATTCTTGGTTGACTTCTTATCCATGGTTATGTTACTCAAAAATCCATGATGGGGCATTTTGCATAAATTGTGTGATGTTCCATAATAACTCACAAAATGTTGGGAAAATGGAAAAATTGTGCAAGGAACCATTAAGAGATTGGAAAAATGCGAAGGCTTTACTTGAAAAACACCACCATAAATCTCCACATCATAAAAAGTCTGTTGTAGATACAGCAAATTTTAAAGCTACAATGGCATCAACAGACACCAGAATTGATAGGCAGCTCAACAATATTGTGCATGTACAAATTACGAAAAATCGTGTTGTATTGAACTCATTGTTCAAGATTCTCATTACAATGGCTCAACAATGTATTTCGTTAAGAGGTCGTGATGAGACAGATCCAACTGCACAATTTCAATCTAAAGAGAATGTAATGAGCAATTTGAATCCTGGTAATTTTCTGGCTTTTGTGAAACTAGCAGTAGAGTTGGAATGCCCTTCTTTGAAGGAACACATGAGTAACTGTGCCAAAAATGCTACTTATTTGTCAAAAACTATTCAAAATGAACTCCTATCTCTTATTGCAAAAAACATTGTCACCCAAGTAGTTGCACAAATAAAACGATCTAAATATTTCTCTGTTCTTGGCGATGAGGCAGTAGATATAAGCAACAAAGAACAGATGCCAGTTGTGTTGCGATATATTGACAGTAAAGATGAAATTAGagagacatttttaaagatGGCAGAATGTAAACTTGGTTGTTCTGGTAAAGGGCTGTCAAATACTATAGTTGATGCTGTGGAGCAAAACAACTTGGACATGAATGAATGTAGGGGACAAGGCTATGACGGAGCAG GTGCAATGGCTGGAAAATGTTCAGGAGCATCCACATTGATTAAGAACAAATTCCCCAAAGCCATTTATGTTCATTGTGCATCTCACAGGTTGAACCTATGCGTTGCAGCTGGCTGTAAGCTCCCCATGGTTGCTGATATGATGTCACAGTTTCAAGCAGTGgcattgtttttttactgtTCGCCTGTCAGAACTCATGTCCTAAAAGGTGTCATAGAGGCTGTGTCACCTGAGATTGTCCATTCAGTAGTTTTGAATATTTGTCGTACAAGATGGGTAGCCAGGCTGGATGGACTTGACTCTTTCTGTGATTTATTACCATCTGTCATGCTCACTTTGGAGAAAATCACAGAAAATAGAGACAAATCCTTCAGTCGTAGTAACATGGATGCTGCAAGACCACTCCTTCTAGGCATATGTCAGTTTGAATTCATTACTGTGTTGGTAATTGTTCAAAAGGTTTTGGGTTACACTCGTGGTCTCACTGTGAAATTACAGAGTATTGAATCTGATCTTGTTAAAACATCAAGTAACGTGCTTTTGTTGAAACGAACACTGCAAGTGATCAGATCAGATATTGACACCCATTTTAATAAGTGGTATGAAAAAGTTCTATCTTTAGCTACTGAGCTTGATGTTGTGGAATCAATGAAACGTCGATGCAGCATCCAGTTGTATCGAGAGAACTATGTTGCCAATGGAGTGAAAGAGTACTACAAATTGGCTGTTGCTATTCCCTTCATCGATCATATATTGCAAGAACTGGACACTAGATTTTCTATTGACAATCTCAGTGTCTACTCTGGTTTCAGCATCATGCCAACTACCATTCTTTCAGATGTGGGTCGTGTTCTTGTGGGAGACCAACCAACATGGAAAGTtgaattttctaaatttattcaGAGATATCGTGATGATATTCCTGCTCTGAGTAACTTGTACGCACAGTTAGATATGTGGAAAGTTAAGTGGAGAACATTCACCGGAGTGTTACCTACCACATTGCAAGGTCTGTTAAAACACACTGACAAACTTTTATTCCCATCGATACATGAAGCGATACGAATTCTAGCTACTATACCTGTCACTACTTGCACATGTGAGAGGAGTATTTCAGGTTTACGTCGTGTGAAGACATGGATGAGGAATACAATGACAGAGGAAAGATTGAACAGTCTCTGTGTTATAATGTTCAATCGAGATGTGACTGTTGATTTAGATCAAGTTGTAGATGAATTTGCAGCTGCTAACAAAC TTAAAAATTCACAATTGGaaaatgaaagaagttcaaATACTCAAACAATGGAAACAAAAGTTCAACG AAGACTGTCAAAG AGCCATTTGAGGCATTTAGAGGGCTCTAAAAGCGTTGGCTTCCAGGGCTCCGCCCTGGACCCTTTGGGGGACTCACAACGCCCCCCAAACCCCGAGTTGTTCTGGATTGCGCCCGATAGGGCGCAATGCAACGCCCCGTTGGGGCGTT taaccttaacaaCATTAGCCGGGCATTcacgtatgctttgtgaatacaATATTCTTGCGACAGAATTTTATTCCGGTGAAGATCTCGATGCTACTTTCCGCCGAACGCCAATGACACTCGTCTGA
- the LOC130642359 gene encoding tigger transposable element-derived protein 4-like, whose amino-acid sequence MCKIYEARCISVEAILRTSAIRGTSREKIYQELGLESLRDRRWYRRLCLFYKIASGDASQYLIDILPGYYYGLSWFEIVDTFKISFPDKLGLKILLIRVLQALLLIRMINDASSKPFERLFRTFSRKSKEFQKKDTLITMSSVAGSKRRIDNKSCKIKYKALKALEKGTAPKDVAKEFKIPPSTLSTWKKNKEKIYKQFNNGQTSKRSKSEKFEDVNKAVHKWLLMMRSENIPISGPMLKEKALEFAEALGVESFQASQGWMAKWKTRYGVSFKTIAGESRSVTEEMTAPWSETTLPTILSRYPLEDIFNADEFGLFFQCLPNKTLHMKGDKCSGGKHSKVRLTGLAAGNALGERLPMFVIGKSANPRFFKGVKTLPCRYRSQKKSWMSGELFEEWVRELDRKFSVSKRKIALIFDNCTAHPHVENLEWVELIFLSPNTTSRTQPMDQGIIRALKAKYRSLAVRKLIKALDEEKSTPKFSILAAMYMLRKAWDDVSNKTFTNCFRKSGISQKDAERAINEDDDPFKSLTSEVEEDPIPTLDAELSYIKRRFPDHIDPDLSTEDFIDFDIEVSTSHGRLKTADIIAEITGTQDEELEEVDEEDKEKEDKITRPTAEQMRTAINVLEDLSIFSHFGEEMIASLRDLNRNIAKDFDMSWSDPAIGEVG is encoded by the exons gaccAGTGCTATAAGGGGGACATCAAGGGAGAAAATTTACCAAGAACTAGGTCTAGAAAGTCTCCGTGATAGGCGATGGTATCGTAGGTTatgcttattttataaaattgcaAGTGGAGATGCTTCTCAGTATCTCATTGATATTTTGCCTGGTTAT TATTATGGACTCTCTTGGTTTGAAATTGTTGACACGTTTAAGA tTAG TTTTCCTGATAAATTGGGTCTAAAAATCTTGTTAATACGTGTTTTGCAGGCCTTATTATTAATTCGAATGATTAATGATGCGTCATCCAAACCTTTCGAACGTCTTTTTCGAACGTTTTCGAGAAAatctaaagaatttcaaaagaaagacaCTCTCATAACAATGTCTTCTGTGGCAGGATCAAAGCGTCGAATTGACAATAAGTCGTGCAAAATCAAGTACAAAGCTCTTAAAGCGTTGGAAAAGGGTACTGCGCCAAAGGATGTGGCAAAAGAGTTCAAAATTCCTCCAAGCACCCTGtcaacttggaaaaaaaataaagaaaagatttaCAAGCAGTTTAACAACGGGCAAACATCGAAGAGATCAAAGTCAGAAAAATTCGAAGATGTGAACAAAGCTGTTCATAAATGGTTACTTATGATGAGGAGTGAGAATATCCCAATCAGTGGCCCGATGCTGAAAGAGAAAGCTCTTGAGTTTGCCGAAGCGTTGGGTGTCGAGTCATTTCAAGCTTCTCAGGGGTGGATGGCTAAATGGAAAACCAG GTATGGAGTATCCTTCAAAACCATCGCTGGAGAATCACGGTCCGTCACTGAGGAAATGACAGCGCCATGGTCGGAGACAACATTACCAACCATTCTCTCCCGCTATCCTCTGGAAGACATTTTTAACGCCGACGAATTTGGGCTTTTCTTTCAATGCCTTCCCAATAAAACTTTGCATATGAAAGGTGATAAGTGTTCTGGAGGAAAACACAGCAAAGTTAGACTTACTGGTTTAGCTGCTGGTAATGCCTTGGGGGAACGATTGCCAATGTTTGTAATCGGCAAGTCCGCCAACCCTCGTTTCTTTAAAGGTGTCAAAACACTACCCTGTCGATACCGTTCGCAAAAGAAGAGTTGGATGTCTGGAGAGCTGTTCGAAGAGTGGGTACGCGAGCTTGATCGAAAATTCTCTGTCTCTAAGCGAAAAATTGCTTTGATTTTTGACAATTGTACCGCACATCCTCATGTTGAAAACCTGGAATGGGTAGAATTGATCTTTCTTTCTCCAAATACCACGTCCCGAACCCAACCTATGGACCAAGGAATTATCCGCGCCCTGAAAGCAAAATATCGATCGCTAGCAGTGCGGAAATTGATAAAAGCCTTGGACGAGGAAAAATCGACTCCGAAGTTCTCGATTCTTGCAGCTATGTACATGCTAAGGAAAGCATGGGATGATGTTTCCAACAAAACATTCACCAATTGCTTTCGAAAATCAGGAATTTCCCAAAAGGATGCAGAAAGAGCGATCAACGAAGATGACGacccttttaaaagtttaaccaGCGAAGTAGAAGAAGACCCAATTCCAACCCTCGATGCTGAACTCTCTTACATAAAACGAAGGTTTCCTGACCACATTGATCCTGACTTATCAACTGaagatttcattgattttgacaTTGAAGTCAGTACATCCCATGGGCGTCTGAAGActgctgacatcattgctgaGATCACTGGGACTCAAGACGAAGAATTAGAAGAGGTCGACGAAGAAGACAAGGAGAAAGAAGATAAGATCACAAGACCGACGGCCGAGCAAATGCGTACAGCTATCAACGTCCTCGAAGACTTgagtattttttcacattttggagaaGAAATGATAGCTTCCCTGAGGGACTTGAATCGTAATATCGCCAAAGATTTTGATATGAGTT GGTCGGATCCAGCTATAGGCGAGGTAGGCTAA